A segment of the Agrobacterium tumefaciens genome:
CGACATTGCAAATATGGGTTTTTCCCGTGCCGCCGATGTACCAGTCATCCTGATCGGCGACATCGAGCGGGGTGGCGTGATCGCGAGCTTGGTCGGCACCAGTGCGGTGCTGGATGACGCCGATGCCGCGATGATAGAAGGCTTCATCGTCAACCGTTTTCGCGGCGATCCTTCATTGTTCGACGAAGGCATGCGGATCATCGCTGCCAAAACGGGATGGCAATCCGTCGGCCTTCTTCCGCATTTTCCCGACGCCGCTCGTCTGCCGGCGGAAGATGCGCTCGGCCTCTCCAATGTCCAGACCGCCAAGGACGGCGCAAAAATCCGCATCGCGGTTCCGATCCTGCCGCATATTTCAAACTTCGACGATCTCGACCCCTTGGACATGGAGCCGGATGTCGAACTGGTCCGCATCCGGCCGGGCCAAGCAATTCCTGGCGACTGCGCGCTGGTCCTGCTCTGTGGGTCAAAGTCCACCATCGCAGACCTGAACGCTCTGAAGACATCCGGGCTTGATATCGACATCAGGGCTCATCTGCGCCGTGGCGGCATGGTGCTTGGGCTGTGCGGTGGTTATCAGATGCTCGGCAAAATGGTCTCAGACCCTGACGGCATCGAAGGTCCTCCGGCCACGGTCGAAGGTCTTGGATTGCTTGATGTCGCAACAACCCTCACCGACGACAAGAGATTGGTGTCCGTGCAAGGGACCAGCTTCGATGGAACATCGTTTACCGGCTATGAAATGCATGTCGGACAAACATACGGAGCCGACTGCACACGGCCTTTTTCGAAAATCGGCAATCATACCGAAGGTGCAATCTCATCTGATGGACGGGTCTTTGGCACCTATATTCACGGTCTTTTTGCCGATGATGCACAAAGAAGTGTCTGGCTGCAGCGATTGGGAACGGAAAGTTCCCACTTGAACTACGAAGCCGACGTCGATGCGGTGCTCGACCGGCTGGCTGAGCACATGGAAGCCCATATCGATCTCGACGCATTGCTTGCTATAGCGCGATAGCGAGCGCAAGCACGCCAAACAGGCTGATCAACAGTCCATCCGCAATGCGAGCCAAAAGCAGAGCCTGGCGAATATCCGACGCAGTCAGATCACGTCTCCCGCCGTCGCCCATGAAGCGGGCCTCGATCATCTGCCCCCCATAAGAACGTGGCCCGGCAAGCGCAAAACCGAGCGCACCGGCAAGCGCGGCCTCCGGCCACCCGGCATTGGGAGAACGATGATGGCGGGCATCGCGGAAAACAGCACGGATCGCCTGGCGAGGCGAGGCATCTTTCACAAAAAACGCAGCCACGACAAACAGAAGGCCGCTCAGTCGTGAGGCTGGCAAGTTGACGAGATCATCTAGCCGGGCTGACGCCCAGCCGAATGCTTCATGGCGTGAGGATCGATGCCCAATCATACTGTCTGCCGTATTGATCGCCTTGTATCCCGCCCCGCCCGGCAAGCCAAGCATGGCAAGCCAGAAGGCGGGCGCCACGACACCGTCCGAAAAGTTTTCTGCCAGGCTTTCGATCGCTGCACGGCATACCGCCGCCTCATCAAGCTTCTCAGGATCACGCCCGACAATCATCGAAACGGCCTTGCGCCCACCTTCAAGCCCCTCTTGCTCAAGGGCTGTCGCAACGGCTGCGACATGCTGCTCAAGGCTCCTTTGCGCGGGAAGGGATGCACCCACGATCGCAACAAGCAAAAGACCAAGCGGCATAAGTAACAAGGTCGATTGGGCAATCCATGCGACAAGGATCGTGCTACCGAGGAATACGGTCAACGCCATCAAACCCGCCATCTTGCGCTGTGAAAATGCGTCTTCTTCCCGGTTCCATTTTTTGTCAAGGAGCGCGATAAGCGAACCGATCCAGGTGACGGGATGACCGACGCGCTTGAAAAGCCAGTCCGGGTATCCCGTCAGACGTTCGATCACGAGCGACAAAAAAGCGAGAGCAAGGAACATGGGCGACAACGTACCAGAAAAGGCGCAACCTGCGATCCATCACGGCGGTAATCTCGGTCGGGCACGTCGGTTGTTTCCTCAGGCACCTGAACCATGGATCGACCTTTCGACCGGGATCAATCCGCACTCCTATCCGCATTCGCCCATTCCCGCTAGCGCATTTGCCCGCCTGCCTGAACCCGACACCCTCTCAGCGCTGAAGAAGCGGGCAGCAGAGAGTTTTGGCGCACCTTCTGAGGATCATATCGTTGCCTCGCCAGGCACGCAGATGCTGATGCCGCTCCTGGCACAACTGGCACTCGATCGCGGTGCACGGCGAGGGGGTGTCCTTGCGCCCGCCTATGCCGAACATGCCCGAACGGCCCGAATGGCAGGCTTGCCAATGACGGAAGTCCAGTACGTCAACGACCTCCTGGCCTGTGACTACGCGACGATCGTCAATCCCAACAATCCCGATGGACGAGTCATGGATCGAGACGCGCTGTCGGCAATCGCCACTTCCATGAGACACAAAGGCGGCCTGCTGGTCGTCGATGAGGCCTTCATTGAAACCGGAACCGCAGAAAGTCTCGCAAGTCTCACAAACGAGGATGCACTTGTTGTCCTGCGATCTTTCGGAAAATTCTACGGCATGGCGGGCGTGCGCTTGGGTTTTGCAGTCGCCCATCCCGATATCGCCGCCGATCTGGAATCCCGGCTTGGTCCATGGGCTGTATCGGGACCGGCCCTGCATATCGCAACGGAAGCGCTCGCTGACCGGACGTGGCAGGACGCCATGCGACTCCGGCTAACGATGCAGGCTGGTCGTCTGGATACGCTTCTTCGAAAGGCCAGTTTGTCGATCGTCGGTGGAACGTCGCTGTTCAGATTGGCGAGAGATGAGCGCGCGCCACATCTTTTCGACCACCTTGGTCAAAGCGGCATATTGGTGCGCGTGTTTGACGAAAGGCCGAATGATGTTCGTTTCGGCCTTCCCGCAACCGAGGAAGAATGGCAGCGCCTCGAAGACGCGCTGCACACATTCGATTATCCTTCGAACGTATAGGTCTCGATCGACTCCTGCTTCATCTCGATTGAGAAGCCCGGTAGCCTTGGTGGCATATAGGCCGCATTGCGAATTTCGCAGGGTTCGATGAAGTGCTCGTGCAGGTGATCGACATATTCGATCACTCGGCCTTCCTTGGTCCCGGAAACGACAAGGTAGTCAATCATGGAAAGGTGCTGCACGTATTCGCAAAGACCTACGCCACCGGCATGCGGCCAGACCGGAAGACCATATTTTGCGGCGATCAGCAGAACGGCCAGAACTTCATTCAGTCCGCCCATGCGGCAGGAATCGATCTGCACCACATCGATTGCACCTTCGGCAATGAACTGCTTGAACATGATGCGGTTCTGGCACATTTCACCGGTCGCAACCTTAACCGGACCGATGGCTTCACGGATCTTGCGATGGCCAGCAATATCATCAGGGCTTGTCGGCTCTTCGATGAAGAACGGCTTGGCGAAAGCGAGTTTTTTAACCCAGTCGATCGCCTGATCCACTTCCCATACCTGATTGGCATCGATCATCAGATAGCGATCCGGACCAATCACCTCACGAGCGATGGTAAGGCGGCGAATATCATCTTCCAGATCACGGCCAACCTTCATCTTGACGTGGTTGAAGCCGGCATCGATTGCCTCCTGGCAGAGACGGCGCAGCTTGGCATCGTCGTAACCGAGCCAACCCGCCGACGTCGTATAGCACGCATATCCCTCGGCCTTCAGCGTCTCGATACGCTCCTTTTTGCCACCCTCGGCTTTTTTCAGGATCGCCAGCGCTTCGTCGCGGGTCAGCACATCGGTAAGATAACGGTAGTCGACGATATCGGCGATTTCTTCGGCGCTCATATCCGCGACAAGCTGCCAGACAGGCTTGCCCGCCTTTTTGGCCAGCAGGTCCCAGACGGCGTTGACCACCGCACCGGTGGCAAGATGCATGGCGCCCTTGTCTGGACCAATCCAGCGAAGCTGGCTGTCGCTGGTCAGATGGCGCCAGTATTTGCCAGGATTTTCAAGAACCGTCGCAAGATCAGTGCCAACGACCAGATGATGCATTGCCTCGATTGCCATGCAGCAAATGTCGTTGCCGCGACCAATGGTGAAGGTCAGTCCGTGGCCTTTTAAACCAGGTTCGTCCGTGTCGAGAATGACATAGGCTGCGGAATAATCAGGGTCTGGATTCATCGCATCGGAGCCATCAAGGCTTTGAGACGTGGGAAAGCGCAGATCGAAAACGCGCAAATCTGTAATCTTGGTCATGCCGTTCACTCGCGGTCAGGGGTCACTAATAGGTTAGAGCGTGGGAATAAAATGCAGAATGTTTTCCATCGCTCTCTCGTTGTTTCGGCCTCGGACTGTCTTTCTGTCCAAAGCCTAATCGTGGTGGAAAACGTTCTCCATCATTGCCCACCACTCGCCATCCTTGCGACTTTCGAGCGGCCGCTGGCAGGGAATGGTGAAGGCCCACCATTCCCGGTTCTTTTCACTGGTGGCCATCTTGGCCATGTCCGCATCGAAGTCCGTGCCGTGATATTCCCAGGTGCCAAACAACAGGTTTTCTGGTTCACGCAGGAAAATCGTATAGTTGCGGATGTTACAGTCGCTGATGAGCGCCAGAACCTCCGGCCATACGGCAGCATGCAGCCGTTTGTATTCCGCAATCATCTCCGGCTTCACGCCGATGAGCATTCCCATACGTTGCATCGTCATATCCCGTTATTGATAGTCGCCAAGCCGGCACGGAGCTTCGGCTGCGGCAGGGAGAGTTGCAGACGCTCGGCCCAGGCAATGACCGGAGCGAAACGTCGACGTTTTTTTTCGTCGTGATTGCTGGCAATATCGGCAAGCCGGTGCGCCAGAAACGGGTTCATGAAGCGTTCGCGCACCTCGTCGACATAGGCTGGCGCCTCATCGCCCATCCCGGCAGCGGCAAAGACGGGCAAAACCTCGCCACGCCAGACAGCTTCAAGATCGGCCGAAAGGCCCTTGTCCTGCATCGCTTCGCGTACCGTTTCATCCGGCGCACGACGATCCTGCTGCCAGCGCTCGGCGAGATAGGAATGTCCGAGATTAAGCAGAAACAGTTTCAGCGTCTCATATCGATTGAGGTCATCCGTCAGCACAATCGCCGGATGGCGGCAGGGCAGCGTCAGACCGTCCTGTTTTTCGATCGCCCAGAGGGCGTAGGGCTCCGCCACTGCTCCAACCGGGTCGATGGCTTCGGAAACGATACGATCGACCAGACTGTTGGCGAAACGGCACTTCTCGTTGAGATAGAAGGCAAATCCGGCCGGTAACTGCCAGGCATTCGCCAGGTCGCGCAGAATGGATTTTAGCCTGTCGCCATTACGAGGAACGAGTTCGCACGGAAATATCGAAACCGGAACTTCCGGGCTCTTCTGAAATCGCTCCAGAAGCAGCATGCAAAGCTTCGCTGGAAAACTCCTCGGAACCGACGTGAAATCCGCCGCCAGATGAGGCCCGTCGCCAGCATCGAGATCGTAACCGCGATCACCGGTGTTGGATAAAATGACATCGGCTTTCATCGCGATATCACGAACGTCGCCCCAGTCATTCGCCGCAGTCAAAGACCTGATAACCGCACGCCCCGTATATTCGTGATCGACAATCTCGCCACCCTGCAAACCCCGGATACGAACAGGATAGCCTTTGTCAGAACCAAGCGCTGCAATGCGCTTGGCGCTTTCCGCACTGCTGGTAGTCTGCACAATCGCAATACGTCCAATCGACTGACCCGTGGCCAGAGCCTCCGAAATGAAAAAATCCGCGTGTGCCAGCAGGAAACGACTAGTGCCGAATTGCAGGATCGGGGTGTCGATCGTCATGCGACCTCCACCATGCCCTTGATGACGCCAGCCTTCGGATCGGTGAGACCGGCGAATTTCGACGGCACCTCGGAGAGAGCCATACGATGAGTAATCAGTGCTTCCGGCACCTTTCCGGCGCGTAACGCTTCCATCACCCGCTCAAAATCATCAGGCGTCGCGTTACGGCTGCCCAGCAGGGTGGTTTCACGTTTGTGAAACTCCGGATCATTGAAGCTGATGTCGCTAGCAACGATGGAAACAAGAACATAAGAGCCACCGTGCCCCACGAAGGAGAAACCGCGCTCCATGGCTTTCGGATTGCCGGTCGCATCGAAGACAACATCAAAGAAATCGCCGCTCGTGATATCCGAGAGTTGATCCTTGTCGCCTTCACCGAGCGCGACGACATGCGCCGCACCGAGATGCGTCTTGCAGAAATCCAGCCGGTCCGCGCGACTATCGATCATCGTCACCACACCGCCGTTCAAAACAGCAAAAACAGCCACTGCCATACCGATCGGTCCGGCGCCGACGATCAGAACCTGCTGGTCTTGTTCAACAGCTCCGCGCCGCACGGCATGCGCACCGATGGCCAGGAACTCGGTCATCGCGGCCTGATCCAGCGTCAGCCCTTCGGCCTTCAGCACGAACTGTTGCGGCACACTCAGATATTCGACCATCCCGCCATCGCGATGGACGCCCAGAACACCGATATTGCGGCAGCAATTGCTCTTGCCTTTCAGGCATGCGCTGCAATGACCACAGGACATGTAGGGAATGATGGTGACGACATCCCCGTGCGACAGCACACTTCCATCGGGCGCTTGTTCGACCGTACCGGAGAGCTCGTGTCCCATGACACGCGGATATGATAGATAAGGCTGATTGCCGGTAAAGATATGCAAATCTGTTCCGCAGACGCCGATACGACGGATGCGCACCAGCACCTCACCTTCGCCGCGCGCCGGTTTAGGCAGTTCGCGCGCGCTCAATTGACCGGGTGTATCACAGAAAATTGCCAGCATGGGTCACCTGTCGGAAAGTCTGTAGAAACGGGCGGCATTGCCGCCGAATACTGCTGCGTGGTCTGTGGGGGGTATGATCTCATGGCATAAATCGATCCACTGCTGGTAGTCGCCAGCAAGTCGCAGGACCGGCCAGTCACTACCAAAGATCACCCTTGCCGGACCAAAAAGCTCAAGAATGGTCTCGGCATAAGGACGTACTGCCTCGGGCTTTTGTTCTCCCCGTTCGGTCAGCAGACCGGAAAGCTTGCAGTGCACATTGGGAAGCGCTGCCAATGCGGCCATATTGGCACGCCAGCCGGCATAGATACCCTTGGCGATCAACGGCTTTGCACCATGATCAATGACGACGGGCAAAGCGGGATAACGGCGCGCAAAGCTCAGAAGATGCGGCAGGTGCGGAGGTAGAACCAATGCATCAAATACCAGCCCATGATCGATCAGGGCTTTGACTGCAGGCTCCAATGCGACGTCATCGATCCAGTCAATGTTGGCAATGTCCTGCAACATGGGGCGGACACCTTTGAAGGCTGGATGCGCCGCCCTGCTTGCAATCACGGCAGGAGCATTGTCGGCCTTCAGATCCACCCAACCGACCACGGCCTTTATGAAGTCATTCTTCTCCGCCTGCGCCAGCATGAAGTCGGTATCGGCAGCGTTTTCCATCGTCTGCACGAGAACGGTGCCGGTCACACCCGCCTTTCGCATCAGGGGAAAAAGATCCTCGGGAAGAAAATCACGGTAGATGGCTTGCAGGGAGGGTGGCGGCCATTGACCGGCACGATCCTTCAACAGCCAGAAATGCTGGTGGGCATCGATGACCATTTTATCAGGCCTTTCCACTCGGCACCGGCGAACCCTCAGCAATCAAACCGCGACGGTGCAGCTCTGACCAGAATTCATGCGGAATTTCCTGTTCGAACCAGCCGATATTGGAAGAAAGCTGTTCGGCATTGCGTGCACCGGATACAACGGTAACGGCTGCAGCATGGGCGAGCGGGAACTGCAGCGCAGCAGCCTGCAGTGAAACACCAAGCTCCTCGCAGACATCATGAAGCGCGTCGACGCGGGACAATATCTCCTGAGGCGCGTCAGCATAGTTGAACTTGCGGTTACCGGCGAGAATGCCGGAATTGAATGCGCCCGCGACAACGATGCCTACACCCTTTTTCGCGCAGGCATTCATGAACGACAGGCTCTGCTGTTCCAGCAACGTATAACGGCCGGCCAACATCGCAACGTCTATGTCAAAGACTTCCATGGCATCACGAACGATCTCCCATTCGTTGACGCCAAGCCCGACAGCACCTGTCGAACCTTCTTCGCGCAGCCTGCCAAGTGCCTTGAAACCACCGCCCGACGTCAACTGCTCCCAGTAATGCTGGTGTCTGTCGCCGTGCGTGTAAGGGCCGATATCGTGAATATAGAGAATATCCGGCTTCAGGACACCGAGCCGCTGCTGGCTTGCTTCGAACGAGCGCAGGATACCGTCATGGGAATAATCATAGACCGGGCGGAACGGCAGAGGCGCGACATAGGCATCCTCTTCCGGTCCAACTGTTTCGTCAGGCACCATGACGCGCCCGACCTTGGTGCTCAGCGTATAGTCGTTACGATCGTGCTCCGTCACCATCGTGCCGAGGCGGCGTTCGGAACGGGTGTAGCCGTAAAATGGTGCAGTATCAAAATAGCGGATACCGCTTTCCCATGCCTTGTCGAAAGCGCCCTTCGATTCCGCATAAGGCGTAATCCGATAGAGATTACCCATCTGGGCACAGCCAAGACCCATCAGGGTAACATCGACATTGCGACGAGGCAGCTTGCGTGTGTCGGAGACTTTCATTGCGGGCACTTTCGAAAATACACGGGACTTGGGCGGATGAGCGCCGCACGAGCGGCACCCATCCTGAGTACAGACAATCAGTAGAGAACGTTCTTCGCTTCCGGCTTTTCGATGTTGTCCTTGGTCACGACAACCACACCGGTATCGACGAACTTGTCGGCCTTTTCCTTGCCGATAAGCTTCGCGACGGTTTCAACGCCCTTTTCGCCCATCTGGTAAGACCCCTGAACGACGATACCAGCAAGCGTGCCGTCCTTGACGAAGCTCTGCAGATCCTGGTTACCGTCAAAGCCGATAGCGACGACCTTGCCAGCCTTGCCGGACTGAGCCAGTGCGCGGCCAACACCAATTGCTGTCGGCTCGTTGGCACCGAAGATACCCTTGAGGTCGGCATTTGCGGCCAGAACGTCGGTGGTCTGGTTCAGCGCCGTTGCCATCTGCGACTGCGAATAGAACGGACCAACGATTTCAAGCTTGGAGTTGGCCTTGATGTAGTCAGTGAAACCGCCGACGCGGCCGATTTCAGAACCTGCACCGGCAACATAGGACATCACGGCAATCTTGCCTTCCTTGCCAACCTTTTCGATCAGCGCCTGGGCAGCAAGTTCACCGGCCTTCTTGTTGTCGGTTGCGAGGAAGGACTGGTAATATTGCTCTGCGCCCTTGGCGAGCTGGGAGTCGACAATCACCACCGGAATACGGGCCTCCCAAGCCTTCTTGACAGCGGGAACGAGCGCATCCGGATCGGAAGGGGCCAGAACGATGCCTGCAACCTTACGGTTGACGGCGTTCTCAACCATGTTGACCTGATCGGCAATGGCCGATTCCGATGCCGGACCCTGGAAGGTCATGGTGTGACCGGAGGCGTTCTTGATCGCTTCATCCGCGCCTTTCTGGACGTTCTGCCAGAAGGTGGAGTTGACGGTCTTGACGATGACGGCAATTTCACCGGCCTGCACGGTGGAAACGCTCCACAGGGCGATTGCGGATGTCAGAAGGGCAGTCGCGATTTTTTTCATTTTTTCCTCCATTTTGTCGGCACGCTGGGCCTCCCCCATGCCGTTCTTGTTTGCGGAAAGGGTCCGCAGCCCCTTTTCATCAGCGACGATTGCGAAGCTGGTCGATCCAGACGGTGACCAGAATGACGAGGCCGATGATAATCTGTTGCGTGAA
Coding sequences within it:
- a CDS encoding L-rhamnose mutarotase, producing the protein MQRMGMLIGVKPEMIAEYKRLHAAVWPEVLALISDCNIRNYTIFLREPENLLFGTWEYHGTDFDADMAKMATSEKNREWWAFTIPCQRPLESRKDGEWWAMMENVFHHD
- a CDS encoding amidohydrolase family protein; translated protein: MVIDAHQHFWLLKDRAGQWPPPSLQAIYRDFLPEDLFPLMRKAGVTGTVLVQTMENAADTDFMLAQAEKNDFIKAVVGWVDLKADNAPAVIASRAAHPAFKGVRPMLQDIANIDWIDDVALEPAVKALIDHGLVFDALVLPPHLPHLLSFARRYPALPVVIDHGAKPLIAKGIYAGWRANMAALAALPNVHCKLSGLLTERGEQKPEAVRPYAETILELFGPARVIFGSDWPVLRLAGDYQQWIDLCHEIIPPTDHAAVFGGNAARFYRLSDR
- the cobD gene encoding cobalamin biosynthesis protein CobD, with product MFLALAFLSLVIERLTGYPDWLFKRVGHPVTWIGSLIALLDKKWNREEDAFSQRKMAGLMALTVFLGSTILVAWIAQSTLLLMPLGLLLVAIVGASLPAQRSLEQHVAAVATALEQEGLEGGRKAVSMIVGRDPEKLDEAAVCRAAIESLAENFSDGVVAPAFWLAMLGLPGGAGYKAINTADSMIGHRSSRHEAFGWASARLDDLVNLPASRLSGLLFVVAAFFVKDASPRQAIRAVFRDARHHRSPNAGWPEAALAGALGFALAGPRSYGGQMIEARFMGDGGRRDLTASDIRQALLLARIADGLLISLFGVLALAIAL
- a CDS encoding mannitol dehydrogenase family protein yields the protein MTIDTPILQFGTSRFLLAHADFFISEALATGQSIGRIAIVQTTSSAESAKRIAALGSDKGYPVRIRGLQGGEIVDHEYTGRAVIRSLTAANDWGDVRDIAMKADVILSNTGDRGYDLDAGDGPHLAADFTSVPRSFPAKLCMLLLERFQKSPEVPVSIFPCELVPRNGDRLKSILRDLANAWQLPAGFAFYLNEKCRFANSLVDRIVSEAIDPVGAVAEPYALWAIEKQDGLTLPCRHPAIVLTDDLNRYETLKLFLLNLGHSYLAERWQQDRRAPDETVREAMQDKGLSADLEAVWRGEVLPVFAAAGMGDEAPAYVDEVRERFMNPFLAHRLADIASNHDEKKRRRFAPVIAWAERLQLSLPQPKLRAGLATINNGI
- a CDS encoding threonine-phosphate decarboxylase translates to MGDNVPEKAQPAIHHGGNLGRARRLFPQAPEPWIDLSTGINPHSYPHSPIPASAFARLPEPDTLSALKKRAAESFGAPSEDHIVASPGTQMLMPLLAQLALDRGARRGGVLAPAYAEHARTARMAGLPMTEVQYVNDLLACDYATIVNPNNPDGRVMDRDALSAIATSMRHKGGLLVVDEAFIETGTAESLASLTNEDALVVLRSFGKFYGMAGVRLGFAVAHPDIAADLESRLGPWAVSGPALHIATEALADRTWQDAMRLRLTMQAGRLDTLLRKASLSIVGGTSLFRLARDERAPHLFDHLGQSGILVRVFDERPNDVRFGLPATEEEWQRLEDALHTFDYPSNV
- a CDS encoding ABC transporter substrate-binding protein; the protein is MKKIATALLTSAIALWSVSTVQAGEIAVIVKTVNSTFWQNVQKGADEAIKNASGHTMTFQGPASESAIADQVNMVENAVNRKVAGIVLAPSDPDALVPAVKKAWEARIPVVIVDSQLAKGAEQYYQSFLATDNKKAGELAAQALIEKVGKEGKIAVMSYVAGAGSEIGRVGGFTDYIKANSKLEIVGPFYSQSQMATALNQTTDVLAANADLKGIFGANEPTAIGVGRALAQSGKAGKVVAIGFDGNQDLQSFVKDGTLAGIVVQGSYQMGEKGVETVAKLIGKEKADKFVDTGVVVVTKDNIEKPEAKNVLY
- a CDS encoding L-fuconate dehydratase, with the protein product MTKITDLRVFDLRFPTSQSLDGSDAMNPDPDYSAAYVILDTDEPGLKGHGLTFTIGRGNDICCMAIEAMHHLVVGTDLATVLENPGKYWRHLTSDSQLRWIGPDKGAMHLATGAVVNAVWDLLAKKAGKPVWQLVADMSAEEIADIVDYRYLTDVLTRDEALAILKKAEGGKKERIETLKAEGYACYTTSAGWLGYDDAKLRRLCQEAIDAGFNHVKMKVGRDLEDDIRRLTIAREVIGPDRYLMIDANQVWEVDQAIDWVKKLAFAKPFFIEEPTSPDDIAGHRKIREAIGPVKVATGEMCQNRIMFKQFIAEGAIDVVQIDSCRMGGLNEVLAVLLIAAKYGLPVWPHAGGVGLCEYVQHLSMIDYLVVSGTKEGRVIEYVDHLHEHFIEPCEIRNAAYMPPRLPGFSIEMKQESIETYTFEG
- a CDS encoding aldo/keto reductase; protein product: MKVSDTRKLPRRNVDVTLMGLGCAQMGNLYRITPYAESKGAFDKAWESGIRYFDTAPFYGYTRSERRLGTMVTEHDRNDYTLSTKVGRVMVPDETVGPEEDAYVAPLPFRPVYDYSHDGILRSFEASQQRLGVLKPDILYIHDIGPYTHGDRHQHYWEQLTSGGGFKALGRLREEGSTGAVGLGVNEWEIVRDAMEVFDIDVAMLAGRYTLLEQQSLSFMNACAKKGVGIVVAGAFNSGILAGNRKFNYADAPQEILSRVDALHDVCEELGVSLQAAALQFPLAHAAAVTVVSGARNAEQLSSNIGWFEQEIPHEFWSELHRRGLIAEGSPVPSGKA
- a CDS encoding cobyric acid synthase encodes the protein MTARALMFQGTGSDVGKSLMVAGLARAFVKRGLSVMPFKPQNMSNNAAVTADGGEIGRAQALQARAAGVALSVHMNPVLLKPQSETGAQVIVQGKIAGNAKAAEYQGLKAGLMPKVLESFELLKQKADLVLVEGAGSASEINLRANDIANMGFSRAADVPVILIGDIERGGVIASLVGTSAVLDDADAAMIEGFIVNRFRGDPSLFDEGMRIIAAKTGWQSVGLLPHFPDAARLPAEDALGLSNVQTAKDGAKIRIAVPILPHISNFDDLDPLDMEPDVELVRIRPGQAIPGDCALVLLCGSKSTIADLNALKTSGLDIDIRAHLRRGGMVLGLCGGYQMLGKMVSDPDGIEGPPATVEGLGLLDVATTLTDDKRLVSVQGTSFDGTSFTGYEMHVGQTYGADCTRPFSKIGNHTEGAISSDGRVFGTYIHGLFADDAQRSVWLQRLGTESSHLNYEADVDAVLDRLAEHMEAHIDLDALLAIAR
- a CDS encoding zinc-binding alcohol dehydrogenase family protein, yielding MLAIFCDTPGQLSARELPKPARGEGEVLVRIRRIGVCGTDLHIFTGNQPYLSYPRVMGHELSGTVEQAPDGSVLSHGDVVTIIPYMSCGHCSACLKGKSNCCRNIGVLGVHRDGGMVEYLSVPQQFVLKAEGLTLDQAAMTEFLAIGAHAVRRGAVEQDQQVLIVGAGPIGMAVAVFAVLNGGVVTMIDSRADRLDFCKTHLGAAHVVALGEGDKDQLSDITSGDFFDVVFDATGNPKAMERGFSFVGHGGSYVLVSIVASDISFNDPEFHKRETTLLGSRNATPDDFERVMEALRAGKVPEALITHRMALSEVPSKFAGLTDPKAGVIKGMVEVA